The DNA sequence CTGGGCGTTCGAGTTCCACAACGACAACTACCCCGATATCGACGACACTGCCGAGGTCGTCCTCGCTCTGCGCCGCGTCAAGCATCCCGACCCGGCGCGCATGGAAGGCGCCATCGCCCGGGGAGTGTCCTGGAACCTCGGCATGCAGTCGAAGAACGGCGCCTGGGGCGCCTTCGACGCCGACAACACCAGCCCCTTCCCCAACAAGCTGCCCTTCTGCGACTTCGGCGAGGTCATCGACCCGCCCTCGGCCGACGTCACCGCCCACGTGGTGGAGATGCTCGCCGTCGAGGGCCGGGCGGGCGACGCGCGGACCCGGCGCGGCATCGCCTGGCTCCTCGCCGAACAGGACCCGAACGGCGGCTGGTTCGGCCGCTGGGGCACCAACTACGTCTACGGCACCGGCTCCGTGGTCCCGGCCCTGACCGCCGCCGGCTTCTCCCCCTCGCACCCCGCGATCCGGCGGGCCGTGCACTGGCTGGAATCCGTACAGAACGAGGACGGGGGATGGGGCGAGGACCAGCGCTCCTACCAGGACCCGTCCTGGGCGGGGAAGGGCGCCTCGACCGCCTCGCAGACGGCGTGGGCGCTGATGGCCCTGCTGTCGGCCGGGGAGCGCGACGCGCCGTCCGTGGAACGGGGGATCGGCTACCTCGTCTCCACCCAGCGCTCCGACGGCACCTGGGACGAGCCGTACTTCACCGGTACCGGCTTCCCCTGGGACTTCTCCATCAACTACCACCTGTACCGCCAGGTCTTCCCGCTCACCGCGCTCGGCCGCTACCTGTACGGAGAACCGTTCGGCCCGGGCGGGCGGTACGCGGATCCCGCCGCCCTCCCGCACGCGGCCCCCTCCCCCAGGGAGGCCTGATGACCGGCCCCGCGGCCGCGGCCGTGGCCGCCCCGCCGCCGCTGCTGATCGCCTGCGCGCTGCGCATCGAACGGACCGCCCTGCGCAGCGCCCCGTACCGCGGCGGCCGGGAGCGGGGCGCGCCCGAGCGCCACGAGGTCCTGCGCACCGGCATGGGCCCGCGCGCGGCCGAGCGCGCCGTGGGCCGGAAGCTGGCCGAGCCGGAGCTGCACGGCGCCGCCGTGCTCGCCACCGGATTCTGTGCCGGGCTGCTGCCCGGCATGAGCCCCGGCGACCTGATCGTCGCCGAGGAGACCCGGGACCCGCGCGGCACGGTCGCCTGCGCCGGTACCGCCCTGCTCGCCGAGGCGCTGGCCCGGGCCGTACCCGGCCGGACCGTACACCTCGGTGCACTGACCGGATCCGACCACGTCGTCCGGGGCCAGGAGCGCGCACAGCTGCGCGCCGGCGGCGCCATCGGGGTCGACATGGAATCGGCCGCCACGCTGTGGACCGCGACCCGGGGCGGGAGTGCCCCGGGAGCCCGGGACCGTCCGGTTGCGGCCGTCCGGGTGATCGTGGACGCTCCGGAGCATGAGCTCGTCCGTATCGGCACCGTTCGCGGGGGAATATCGGCCTTTCGCGTACTGCGTGCCGTACTGCCCGCGTTTTATGAATGGCACCGTTCTTTGCTGCTCCCCAGGAGGTGAGCCAGATGGCCATGCCACTGCGACAGACCATCAGGGTCGGGACGTACCTGCTCGAACA is a window from the Streptomyces sp. NBC_01244 genome containing:
- a CDS encoding phosphorylase family protein, yielding MTGPAAAAVAAPPPLLIACALRIERTALRSAPYRGGRERGAPERHEVLRTGMGPRAAERAVGRKLAEPELHGAAVLATGFCAGLLPGMSPGDLIVAEETRDPRGTVACAGTALLAEALARAVPGRTVHLGALTGSDHVVRGQERAQLRAGGAIGVDMESAATLWTATRGGSAPGARDRPVAAVRVIVDAPEHELVRIGTVRGGISAFRVLRAVLPAFYEWHRSLLLPRR